A genome region from Polyangiaceae bacterium includes the following:
- a CDS encoding tetratricopeptide repeat protein, protein MSTHAMAEPTAAERSLATALFDQGRALMAEGKIDEACIKLAESQRMDPGGGTLLNLALCHERQGKIATAWTEFREARAIAKKDGRADREAAADAAIQKLEPLLSRVSVVVPVESKIAGLTVEIDGSPVPEAGWGTAFPIDPGTHAVTMKAPGYRVSKSSFDIGKDPISTTVNVPKLEKESGPTLPVAGPASSIAVSAGKPPRGGAGPDASSSSIRTVGFVVGGVGLALVGVSAVTGGLAIKNDSTADENCDGNVCADPADVELSRQALTLSYASTATFGLGMAGVLVGAVVIAVAPKNTAGKVSLSVGPGSISVAGRF, encoded by the coding sequence ATGTCGACACATGCAATGGCCGAACCAACCGCTGCCGAGCGAAGCTTGGCCACGGCGCTTTTCGATCAAGGCCGCGCGCTCATGGCCGAAGGCAAGATCGACGAGGCATGCATCAAATTGGCAGAGAGCCAGCGTATGGACCCCGGCGGTGGAACGCTCCTGAACCTCGCATTATGCCACGAACGCCAAGGCAAAATCGCTACGGCGTGGACCGAATTTCGCGAGGCGCGCGCCATTGCAAAAAAGGACGGACGTGCCGACCGTGAAGCGGCGGCCGATGCCGCGATCCAAAAACTCGAGCCGCTCTTGTCCCGCGTATCCGTCGTCGTCCCGGTCGAGTCGAAAATCGCTGGTTTGACGGTCGAAATTGATGGATCGCCCGTACCGGAAGCCGGATGGGGCACGGCATTTCCCATTGATCCAGGCACGCATGCCGTGACGATGAAGGCGCCCGGGTATCGCGTATCGAAGAGCAGTTTCGATATTGGTAAAGACCCCATTTCGACGACCGTCAATGTCCCGAAACTCGAAAAAGAATCCGGCCCGACGTTGCCCGTCGCTGGACCCGCTTCGTCGATCGCCGTATCGGCAGGGAAGCCGCCGCGTGGTGGCGCTGGACCCGACGCGTCTTCGAGCTCGATCCGCACAGTCGGATTCGTCGTTGGTGGCGTCGGATTGGCATTGGTGGGAGTCAGCGCGGTAACGGGTGGACTCGCCATCAAGAATGATTCGACGGCCGATGAGAATTGCGATGGAAACGTTTGTGCCGATCCAGCCGATGTCGAGCTGAGCCGGCAGGCGCTGACGTTATCGTATGCTTCGACGGCCACGTTCGGCCTTGGTATGGCTGGCGTCCTCGTCGGTGCGGTCGTGATTGCGGTTGCGCCGAAGAACACTGCGGGAAAGGTTTCTCTTTCCGTCGGGCCCGGGTCCATTTCAGTTGCGGGACGTTTTTAA
- a CDS encoding serine/threonine protein kinase — protein sequence MTEPNANSPILRAGDVIGGKYRVERVIGQGGMGTVVRARHTLLEQDVAIKVLATELASDPQYATRFLREAQTAVSIKGEHVVRVLDVGTRENGAPYMVMEYLEGKDLGAVVETSGPLAIADAVDYVLQACEALAEAHVAGLTHRDIKPSNLFLARRSDGSPLVKLLDFGIAKPSSTTTDNRLTATGTSMGSPSYMSPEQVRNAKTVDNRSDIWSLGASLHELLTGSPPFLAEIFPALCAAIIADSPTPLREARKDAPLELEAVIMKCLEKKPENRYPDVASLAVALAPFGGAHARISVDRIAKIISPTSVDTLSVPPPRAVIASSPSMNPIAAFAATAASTSVSVPAAMPARRRSPIGFVVAGIVCIAAAAGIFLSVRDKPSESPLVPDSSAKPTSAGKSSVGPAVVPAGSAILPPSSAASPPAAAADDAGAPPVALTTLPTALASTAVTAVTRPLTSAKPASSKSGSTTKKNPAYDPFADQH from the coding sequence ATGACCGAGCCGAACGCCAATTCGCCCATCCTTCGCGCCGGTGACGTCATTGGTGGCAAATACCGCGTCGAACGAGTCATCGGTCAAGGCGGCATGGGTACGGTCGTTCGAGCGCGGCACACGCTGCTCGAGCAAGACGTGGCCATCAAGGTGCTCGCGACCGAGCTTGCGTCGGATCCTCAATATGCGACGCGGTTTCTGCGCGAGGCGCAAACGGCCGTATCCATCAAAGGCGAACACGTCGTCCGCGTGCTGGATGTGGGCACGCGCGAAAATGGCGCGCCCTACATGGTCATGGAATACCTCGAAGGCAAAGACCTCGGGGCCGTCGTCGAAACTTCCGGACCGTTGGCGATTGCCGATGCCGTCGATTACGTCTTGCAAGCATGTGAAGCTCTTGCCGAAGCCCACGTTGCGGGGCTCACGCATCGCGACATCAAACCGTCGAATCTATTTCTCGCTCGGCGTTCGGATGGTTCGCCCCTCGTAAAATTGCTCGATTTTGGCATTGCAAAACCGTCTTCCACGACGACGGACAACCGGCTGACGGCGACGGGAACGTCGATGGGATCGCCGAGCTACATGTCGCCCGAGCAGGTGCGTAATGCGAAAACCGTCGACAACCGCTCGGACATTTGGTCACTCGGGGCCTCACTGCACGAGCTTTTGACGGGTTCGCCTCCCTTTTTGGCGGAAATCTTTCCGGCGCTTTGTGCAGCAATCATCGCCGACAGTCCGACGCCGTTGCGCGAAGCACGCAAAGACGCGCCGCTCGAGCTCGAAGCGGTCATCATGAAGTGTCTCGAGAAAAAGCCCGAGAATCGATATCCAGACGTGGCATCGCTCGCCGTGGCGCTTGCTCCATTTGGCGGGGCGCACGCGCGCATTTCGGTCGATCGCATAGCGAAGATCATCTCTCCGACTTCGGTCGACACATTGTCGGTGCCGCCGCCGCGTGCAGTGATTGCGTCGTCACCATCGATGAATCCCATTGCCGCTTTTGCGGCGACGGCAGCCTCGACGAGCGTGTCCGTGCCAGCGGCAATGCCGGCGCGACGCCGATCTCCTATCGGATTCGTCGTCGCTGGTATCGTGTGCATTGCCGCTGCGGCTGGTATCTTTTTGAGCGTTCGCGACAAACCATCCGAATCTCCACTCGTGCCCGATTCTTCTGCCAAACCGACTTCGGCAGGGAAATCGAGCGTCGGGCCTGCGGTGGTGCCTGCGGGTAGTGCCATTCTGCCACCGTCGTCTGCCGCATCGCCACCGGCCGCTGCAGCAGACGATGCAGGAGCGCCGCCCGTGGCGCTCACCACGCTTCCAACGGCGCTCGCTTCGACGGCCGTCACAGCCGTGACTCGCCCCTTGACGTCAGCGAAACCCGCCTCCTCGAAATCCGGATCGACAACCAAGAAAAACCCTGCTTATGACCCGTTTGCCGATCAGCATTGA
- the amrS gene encoding AmmeMemoRadiSam system radical SAM enzyme — MSTETNVHPGRYQHLLEDGRMQCDLCPRDCILRDGQRGLCFVRQRVGDEMMLTTYGRSTGFCVDPIEKKPLNHFHPGTSVLSFGTAGCNLACKFCQNWDISKSREIDKLASRGRPDAIARAAVELGCKSVAFTYNDPVIFAEYAMDVADACHEVGVQTVAVTAGYMHAAPRAEFYAKMDAANVDLKAFTEEFYWKLTAAHLAPVLDTLKYIAKETSTWLEITTLLIPGHNDSDNEIDELTSWVAKELGTHVPLHFSAFHPDYRMTDVPSTSGSTLTRARQIGLANGLRYVYTGNVHDTEGGTTSCPSCKGAVVVRDWYRILEYRIDEKGQCRACGAKIAGRYGPRVGTFGQRRIPVVVDA; from the coding sequence ATGAGCACCGAGACGAACGTGCATCCTGGGCGTTATCAGCATCTTCTGGAAGACGGGCGAATGCAATGCGATTTGTGCCCGCGCGATTGCATTTTGCGTGACGGACAGCGAGGCCTGTGTTTCGTCCGGCAGCGCGTGGGCGACGAAATGATGCTCACCACGTATGGCCGTTCGACGGGGTTTTGCGTCGATCCCATCGAAAAGAAGCCGCTCAATCATTTTCATCCTGGAACGAGCGTTCTGTCGTTCGGCACGGCTGGTTGCAATTTGGCGTGCAAGTTTTGCCAAAATTGGGATATATCAAAATCGCGGGAAATCGACAAGCTTGCGAGTCGTGGACGGCCGGACGCCATTGCGCGCGCAGCCGTCGAGCTCGGGTGCAAGAGCGTGGCATTTACGTACAATGATCCGGTCATTTTTGCCGAATATGCCATGGATGTGGCCGATGCGTGTCACGAAGTCGGTGTGCAGACGGTGGCGGTGACGGCGGGGTACATGCATGCGGCTCCGCGGGCTGAATTCTACGCGAAAATGGATGCGGCGAACGTCGATCTGAAGGCATTTACCGAGGAATTTTATTGGAAGCTCACGGCCGCACATCTCGCCCCGGTGCTCGACACATTGAAATACATTGCGAAAGAAACGAGCACGTGGCTCGAGATCACGACGCTGCTGATTCCGGGGCACAATGATTCGGACAACGAAATCGATGAGCTCACGTCGTGGGTGGCGAAGGAATTGGGAACGCATGTTCCGCTGCATTTTTCGGCTTTTCATCCCGATTATCGAATGACGGACGTGCCGTCGACTTCGGGCTCGACGCTCACGCGTGCGCGCCAAATTGGTTTGGCCAATGGTTTGCGCTACGTGTACACGGGCAACGTACACGACACCGAGGGCGGGACGACGTCGTGCCCTTCGTGCAAAGGTGCGGTCGTCGTGCGTGATTGGTATCGAATACTCGAATATCGGATCGACGAAAAGGGGCAGTGCCGAGCGTGCGGAGCCAAGATCGCGGGACGTTATGGCCCACGAGTTGGCACGTTTGGTCAGCGTCGCATTCCTGTCGTCGTCGATGCGTAG
- the amrA gene encoding AmmeMemoRadiSam system protein A has product MNVVKQEIDGTRLLRLARESITHHFGGPAPEIPDGDVYQQKAATFVTVMRHGELHGCIGTLESHRTLADDVQHNAVAAAFFDPRSRPLLPGELGAISIEVSLLGPLEPLDVRTEADAIAKIRPFEDGVVLRNGRQRATFLPQVWEKLPDPREFLAQLKLKAGMPAFGWSPTMEVLRYSLLKWSENARPNT; this is encoded by the coding sequence ATGAACGTGGTGAAACAGGAAATTGATGGTACGCGATTGCTGCGATTGGCCCGAGAAAGCATTACGCATCATTTCGGTGGGCCTGCGCCCGAAATTCCCGACGGCGACGTATATCAACAAAAAGCGGCGACGTTCGTCACGGTCATGCGCCATGGGGAGCTTCATGGGTGCATTGGGACGCTGGAATCGCATCGAACACTCGCCGACGACGTCCAGCACAATGCGGTGGCCGCGGCGTTTTTCGATCCACGGTCGAGGCCGCTATTGCCGGGCGAGCTCGGCGCGATAAGCATTGAAGTATCCCTTCTCGGGCCGCTCGAGCCGCTGGATGTTCGGACCGAGGCCGACGCGATTGCAAAAATTCGACCGTTCGAAGATGGAGTGGTGCTTCGGAATGGTCGACAACGCGCGACGTTTTTGCCGCAAGTTTGGGAAAAACTTCCCGATCCTCGTGAATTTCTCGCGCAGCTCAAGTTGAAAGCAGGCATGCCTGCGTTTGGTTGGTCACCTACGATGGAGGTGCTCCGGTATTCTCTCTTGAAATGGAGCGAAAACGCGCGGCCGAATACTTGA
- the amrB gene encoding AmmeMemoRadiSam system protein B, producing the protein MLCVRPPAVAGMFYPAEPRRLAADVASMLASAEVSQPERMPKALVVPHAGYVYSGPIAASAYACLRAFREKIRRVVLFGPAHRVYLHGLALPDADAFDTPLGRIRIDADAAASLGLPRNVAAHAREHSLEVELPFLQSVLASFDIVPIAVGDAGPEEVAGIIERLWGGPETLIVISSDLSHYLPYATARAVDTRTAGKIISLEGPLGHDEACGATPINGLLLVARRRRLLPVALDIRSSGDTAGSKGEVVGYGAFAFYEDERGETGN; encoded by the coding sequence ATGCTTTGCGTTCGACCACCCGCTGTGGCGGGCATGTTTTACCCCGCTGAACCGAGGCGGCTCGCTGCGGATGTCGCGAGCATGCTCGCGTCGGCAGAGGTTTCCCAGCCCGAGCGCATGCCGAAAGCGCTCGTCGTTCCGCACGCCGGTTACGTGTACTCGGGTCCGATTGCGGCGAGCGCATACGCGTGCTTACGCGCCTTTCGCGAAAAAATTCGTCGCGTCGTGTTGTTTGGGCCTGCGCATCGCGTGTATTTGCACGGTTTGGCTCTTCCAGATGCCGATGCATTCGACACGCCGCTTGGGCGCATACGAATCGATGCCGATGCAGCGGCGAGTCTGGGCCTTCCGCGGAATGTGGCGGCACATGCTCGCGAGCACAGCCTGGAAGTGGAGCTGCCATTTTTGCAATCGGTACTTGCATCTTTCGATATCGTGCCCATTGCTGTGGGTGATGCAGGCCCCGAAGAGGTCGCGGGCATCATCGAGAGGCTTTGGGGTGGCCCGGAAACGCTCATCGTCATAAGCTCCGACCTATCTCATTATCTTCCGTACGCTACGGCGCGAGCGGTGGACACGAGGACGGCTGGGAAAATCATTTCACTCGAAGGTCCACTCGGACACGACGAAGCTTGCGGAGCGACCCCCATCAATGGTTTGTTGCTCGTCGCGCGGCGAAGGCGCCTATTGCCTGTGGCGCTCGATATTCGCTCTTCCGGCGACACTGCGGGCAGCAAGGGCGAGGTCGTCGGGTACGGGGCTTTTGCTTTTTACGAGGATGAACGTGGTGAAACAGGAAATTGA
- a CDS encoding aminotransferase class I/II-fold pyridoxal phosphate-dependent enzyme produces the protein MATAPVFPSLEVGDAGLSALARGVIGSEILKIAGEIRSLKAKGAQICNLTVGDFDPAYFPIPSELCDGTRAALAEGHTNYPPSDGVLVLREALVRYYERELGIKYPIESVIVAGGARPLLYGAYRTLIDPGDVAVYPVPSWNNNHYAYLSGAKPVELPVSAETNFFPTADHFRPHIREARLLLINSPLNPTGTVIDQDELARIAVLVVEENKRRASEGSRPVYLVYDQVYWMLTHGDARHYTPVSLVPEVAPYTLLLDALSKSFCATGLRVGWGFMPPAVRRRMADILGHVGAWAPKPEQVATAALLDAPETMNAFLAASKAKVKERLDALHAGFAAMKRDGLAVDAIAPQGAIYLSAKFDWIGKTIRGRTVRTNEDIRKLLLEEAGLAVVPFQAFGLREDTGWFRLSIGAVSMDDIHSAFPRLRALLAG, from the coding sequence ATGGCCACAGCTCCTGTCTTTCCCTCGCTGGAGGTCGGCGATGCCGGCCTTTCCGCCCTCGCTCGCGGCGTCATCGGCTCCGAAATTTTGAAAATTGCCGGAGAAATCCGATCGCTCAAGGCCAAGGGCGCGCAGATCTGCAACCTCACCGTCGGCGACTTCGACCCGGCTTATTTTCCTATCCCGAGTGAGCTTTGCGACGGCACGCGCGCCGCGCTGGCCGAAGGCCACACGAATTATCCACCGTCCGACGGCGTGCTCGTGCTTCGCGAGGCGCTCGTTCGATATTACGAACGCGAGCTCGGCATCAAGTACCCAATCGAATCGGTGATCGTCGCTGGCGGCGCACGCCCGCTCCTTTACGGCGCATACCGGACGCTGATCGATCCCGGCGATGTCGCCGTTTATCCCGTGCCGTCGTGGAACAACAACCACTACGCGTATTTGTCGGGGGCCAAGCCCGTCGAATTGCCGGTATCTGCCGAAACGAACTTCTTCCCGACGGCAGATCACTTCCGCCCGCACATCCGCGAAGCACGCCTATTGCTCATCAACTCGCCCCTCAATCCAACGGGAACGGTGATTGACCAAGACGAACTCGCTCGCATCGCGGTTCTCGTCGTCGAGGAAAACAAGCGGCGCGCGAGCGAAGGCAGTCGTCCCGTCTACCTCGTGTACGATCAAGTCTACTGGATGCTGACGCATGGAGATGCGCGTCACTACACGCCCGTGTCACTCGTCCCCGAAGTCGCTCCGTACACGCTGCTTCTCGATGCCTTGTCGAAGTCGTTTTGTGCCACGGGTTTGCGCGTCGGATGGGGCTTCATGCCGCCAGCCGTGAGGCGACGCATGGCCGACATTCTGGGGCACGTCGGTGCATGGGCACCAAAACCGGAACAGGTCGCCACAGCCGCGCTCCTCGATGCGCCAGAAACGATGAACGCGTTTCTTGCTGCATCAAAAGCGAAGGTGAAAGAGCGGCTCGATGCACTGCATGCAGGCTTTGCCGCAATGAAACGTGACGGTCTCGCCGTGGATGCGATCGCGCCGCAAGGAGCGATCTATCTGTCCGCCAAGTTCGACTGGATCGGAAAGACCATCCGTGGTCGTACGGTCCGGACAAACGAAGACATCCGCAAACTCTTGCTCGAAGAAGCCGGTTTGGCGGTGGTGCCTTTCCAAGCTTTCGGCCTGCGAGAAGACACTGGCTGGTTCCGCTTGAGCATCGGTGCCGTCTCGATGGACGACATTCACTCCGCGTTTCCGCGCCTTCGCGCGCTCTTGGCTGGCTGA
- a CDS encoding Glu/Leu/Phe/Val dehydrogenase: MDELFSIAGEAGGARIIAVADDASGLRAFIAIDDTTLGPAAGGVRTMRYPTAKDALEDALRLARAMTHKCSLAGLDAGGGKAVVLLHDGLRRDAAFTRLGQVIEELGGLFRTAGDLGTTAADLQAMATSSQYVHTDERHLAASVARGLVRCIDACAAVRGVASSGLSVAVQGAGSIGAGVARAVAAAGMKVLVADVDTERAARVANEIPNARVVSAERILLERVDVVAPCAIGGVITDDVAREMHAWAVCGGANNALASAEVAHVLARRGILHVPDAIASAGAVVDGIGRSVMKLDDPSPLVDRLGVVAREVLEEALRVRKTPVEVAEARAMERITQARTMRTHKWSP; this comes from the coding sequence ATGGACGAGCTATTTTCCATCGCTGGCGAAGCAGGCGGAGCGCGCATCATCGCCGTCGCTGACGATGCGTCGGGTTTGCGGGCATTCATCGCAATCGATGACACGACACTCGGGCCGGCCGCGGGTGGCGTACGCACCATGCGATATCCAACGGCAAAAGACGCGCTCGAAGATGCGCTGCGCCTTGCGCGCGCCATGACGCACAAGTGCTCGCTCGCGGGACTCGATGCAGGAGGAGGCAAAGCGGTCGTTCTGCTTCACGATGGGTTACGTCGCGACGCGGCATTCACGCGTCTTGGGCAGGTCATCGAGGAGCTTGGAGGGCTCTTCCGGACCGCGGGTGACCTAGGAACGACAGCGGCCGATCTGCAGGCCATGGCGACTTCGTCGCAATACGTGCACACCGACGAACGACACCTCGCGGCATCGGTTGCTCGGGGCCTCGTGCGATGCATCGACGCATGTGCTGCGGTGCGTGGTGTCGCGTCGTCGGGCCTGTCCGTTGCCGTGCAAGGTGCAGGAAGCATCGGCGCAGGCGTGGCTCGAGCCGTCGCGGCAGCAGGCATGAAGGTCCTGGTTGCCGATGTGGACACGGAGCGCGCGGCACGGGTCGCGAACGAGATCCCGAATGCACGTGTCGTCAGTGCAGAGCGCATCTTGCTAGAACGAGTCGACGTGGTTGCTCCGTGCGCCATCGGTGGCGTGATCACCGACGATGTTGCTCGCGAGATGCACGCGTGGGCCGTCTGCGGAGGGGCGAACAACGCGCTCGCATCGGCAGAAGTTGCACATGTGCTCGCGCGGCGCGGCATTCTGCACGTGCCCGATGCGATCGCGTCTGCGGGCGCTGTCGTAGACGGCATCGGCCGGTCCGTGATGAAGCTCGACGATCCAAGTCCGCTCGTCGATCGGCTCGGGGTCGTGGCTCGCGAAGTGTTGGAAGAAGCGCTGCGCGTGCGAAAAACGCCGGTCGAAGTCGCCGAAGCGCGCGCGATGGAGCGCATCACGCAGGCGCGCACGATGCGGACGCATAAGTGGTCGCCCTGA
- a CDS encoding serine/threonine protein kinase — protein sequence MKAGQLVTPTLKLMRILGKGGMGSVWLADHLTLGTPVAIKFMSVANLDDETLMQRFRTEAQAAAQIRHPHVAQVFDHGVMPDGVPYIVMEYLEGEDLKRAVRRVGPLPVADVARVVTQSAKALGRAHSLGIVHRDIKPDNIFLCNIDGEIFIKLLDFGVAKIDQGAAMAGATTTGSMMGTPLYMSPEQLLSARTVSHKSDLWSLAVVAYFALTGRVPFNGETIGSLSVAVHGGVFPPPSSLRPGLPPTIDAWFVRMLKRDPNERYDSAKEMAEAFEHAASMRAPMPSMSMMPLPPASLPPISAPPASLPPPISAPLPNYPSVLSQSTPSSAGASSMIGMPQPTFAGTASDAGRRNSATKKQLLVAAGAAAGVVLTLGIILVAVSTGSKDDVPPEPAAQPDKPVVQAVSALPAATVAAAPLETTQVQTAPSASAAASATSTKSASDKPTRVVTPPAPPGPRTGPAKPPPKDTIGF from the coding sequence ATGAAGGCTGGTCAGCTTGTCACGCCGACGCTGAAGCTCATGCGCATCCTTGGCAAAGGAGGCATGGGGAGCGTTTGGCTTGCCGACCACCTCACGCTCGGCACGCCGGTCGCGATCAAGTTCATGTCGGTCGCCAATCTGGACGACGAAACGCTGATGCAGCGCTTTCGCACGGAAGCGCAGGCCGCGGCGCAGATCAGACATCCCCACGTGGCACAAGTCTTTGACCACGGCGTGATGCCCGACGGTGTTCCGTACATCGTGATGGAGTATCTGGAAGGCGAAGACTTGAAGCGCGCAGTTCGGCGTGTTGGACCGCTTCCGGTCGCCGATGTCGCGCGTGTCGTGACGCAATCGGCCAAAGCATTGGGGCGCGCGCACAGCCTCGGCATCGTTCATCGCGACATCAAGCCGGACAACATCTTTCTCTGCAACATCGACGGAGAAATCTTCATCAAGCTGCTCGACTTCGGCGTTGCGAAGATTGATCAGGGCGCGGCGATGGCAGGCGCGACGACGACGGGCTCGATGATGGGCACTCCACTGTACATGAGCCCCGAGCAACTGCTGAGCGCGCGAACCGTCAGCCACAAGTCGGATCTGTGGTCGCTTGCAGTCGTCGCCTATTTCGCGCTCACCGGCCGCGTGCCCTTCAATGGTGAGACGATCGGGTCGCTTTCGGTCGCGGTCCATGGAGGCGTCTTTCCACCTCCAAGCTCGCTCAGACCCGGGTTGCCTCCCACCATCGATGCGTGGTTTGTCCGGATGCTCAAGCGCGATCCGAACGAGCGTTACGACTCGGCGAAGGAGATGGCGGAAGCGTTCGAGCATGCCGCTTCGATGCGGGCTCCGATGCCATCGATGTCCATGATGCCGTTGCCGCCCGCTTCCCTGCCGCCTATTTCGGCGCCACCAGCTTCGTTGCCGCCGCCGATCAGCGCGCCACTTCCGAACTACCCTTCCGTCCTTTCGCAGTCCACGCCTTCGAGCGCCGGCGCTTCGAGCATGATTGGCATGCCGCAGCCAACGTTCGCTGGAACGGCATCCGATGCAGGGCGACGAAACTCGGCGACCAAAAAGCAACTGCTCGTCGCTGCCGGTGCAGCGGCTGGTGTCGTGCTCACGCTGGGGATCATCCTGGTAGCGGTGTCGACCGGATCGAAAGACGATGTTCCTCCCGAGCCCGCGGCTCAACCGGACAAACCCGTCGTTCAAGCAGTTTCCGCGCTTCCTGCAGCGACCGTCGCTGCGGCTCCTCTGGAAACGACGCAAGTCCAAACGGCTCCGAGCGCCAGCGCCGCTGCCAGTGCAACGTCGACCAAATCTGCGTCGGACAAACCCACACGCGTCGTCACACCACCGGCGCCTCCTGGGCCCAGGACCGGCCCGGCCAAGCCCCCACCCAAAGACACCATCGGCTTTTGA